One window from the genome of Poecilia reticulata strain Guanapo linkage group LG9, Guppy_female_1.0+MT, whole genome shotgun sequence encodes:
- the LOC103470370 gene encoding transforming acidic coiled-coil-containing protein 1 isoform X2 → MSWLSPVQWAKWTWSAVTGGAGDNGQHTGRDDKEDNSDSEGAFETPEAESPVVNLLSQLDNSNNTDSTDGSSHIQDRCHDVRSAPSQQVDSLNNMTGSNRGSFGLDQNLNLTVGSKAGSGEDLPPSGHLPQTAALRPPSLPVLSPLTKPDPTEVDDEAPATSDSSPDTISRDECLDPDLLNGNVRSDPVNSNTKLACENSNSIIKNSCKLKQNQQMQKDLNGQDDHHEGHATDEEKLAGTGGTKSEKEQNYQECNLTSKPDESDCCSVYEDTCEQKTSEGSEMQKTGSQVLDSICISEAEKQAVLTLIREEIITKEAETNDWKKKYEQCKQEVDEMRKIVAEYEKTIAQMIEDEQRNSVNFQKALHAATVEKDAALADLNSVERSLSDIFRRYENMKSTLEGFKKNEEVLKKCAQDYLARVKQEEQRYQTLKLHAEEKLDKANEEIAQVRTKASSETMALTASLRKEQMRNESLEQALLQKNQEIEELTKICDELIAKMGKVD, encoded by the exons TTCGGACTCTGAGGGAGCCTTCGAGACCCCAGAAGCCGAGTCTCCAGTTGTGAATCTACTGAGCCAACTGGACAACTCAAACAACACAG ATTCTACTGATGGTTCAAGCCACATTCAGGACAGATGCCATGATGTCCGCTCAGCTCCATCCCAGCAGGTTGACTCCCTGAACAACATGACCGGCTCCAACAGAGGCAGCTTTGGTTTGGATCAAAACCTCAACTTGACCGTGGGCTCCAAAGCTGGCTCTGGAGAAGATCTCCCACCATCCGGCCACCTTCCCCAGACTGCAGCTCTCCGACCGCCATCACTTCCCGTTCTCTCACCACTTACCAAACCGGATCCTACAGAGGTTGACGACGAGGCTCCGGCAACTTCAGACTCTAGTCCAGACACAATCAGTCGTGATGAGTGCCTGGACCCCGATTTGCTGAATGGCAACGTGAGATCAGACCCTGTGAACTCGAACACTAAACTGGCCTGTGAGAACAGCAACTCAATCATTAA GAACTCCTGCAAACTAAAGCAAAACCAGCAGATGCAGAAGGATTTAAATGGACAG GACGACCATCATGAGGGCCATGCTACAGATGAGGAGAAACTGGCGGGGACAGGTGGGACCAAGTCAGAAAAGGAGCAAAACT ACCAGGAATGCAATTTGACATCCAAACCAGATGAGTCAGACTGCTGCTCTGTG TATGAAGACACATGTGAGCAGAAGACATCAGAAGGAAGCGAGATGCAGAAAACGGGAAGTCAGGTCCTGGATTCCATCTGCATCAGTGAGGCCGAGAAACAAGCAGTTCTCACCCTCATCAGAGAGGAG ATTATCACTAAGGAGGCTGAAACTAATGACTGGAAGAAAAAGTATGAGCAGTGCAAACAAGAAGTGGATGAGATGAG AAAGATTGTTGCAGAATATGAGAAGACAATAGCTCAGATGATTG AGGACGAGCAACGTAACAGTGTGAACTTCCAGAAGGCTTTGCATGCGGCGACGGTGGAGAAGGACGCTGCCTTGGCAGACCTGAACTCCGTTGAGCGTTCGCTCTCGGACATCTTTCGCCGctatgaaaacatgaaaagcacCCTGGAGGGCTTTAAAAAG AATGAAGAAGTGCTGAAGAAATGTGCTCAGGACTACCTGGCCAGAgtcaagcaggaggagcagagatACCAGACACTGAAGCTGCATGCAGAGGAGAAACTAGACAA GGCCAATGAGGAGATTGCTCAGGTGCGCACCAAGGCGAGCTCAGAAACGATGGCGCTGACCGCGAGCTTGAGGAAGGAGCAGATGAGGAACGAGTCTCTGGAACAAGCCCTGCTCCAGAAG AATCAAGAAATCGAGGAGCTCACAAAGATCTGTGATGAGCTGATTGCCAAAATGGGAAAAGTAGACTGA
- the LOC103470370 gene encoding transforming acidic coiled-coil-containing protein 1 isoform X3, with protein sequence MGGSLSQHRRASLSSLRKKDSLSDSEGAFETPEAESPVVNLLSQLDNSNNTDSTDGSSHIQDRCHDVRSAPSQQVDSLNNMTGSNRGSFGLDQNLNLTVGSKAGSGEDLPPSGHLPQTAALRPPSLPVLSPLTKPDPTEVDDEAPATSDSSPDTISRDECLDPDLLNGNVRSDPVNSNTKLACENSNSIIKNSCKLKQNQQMQKDLNGQDDHHEGHATDEEKLAGTGGTKSEKEQNYQECNLTSKPDESDCCSVYEDTCEQKTSEGSEMQKTGSQVLDSICISEAEKQAVLTLIREEIITKEAETNDWKKKYEQCKQEVDEMRKIVAEYEKTIAQMIEDEQRNSVNFQKALHAATVEKDAALADLNSVERSLSDIFRRYENMKSTLEGFKKNEEVLKKCAQDYLARVKQEEQRYQTLKLHAEEKLDKANEEIAQVRTKASSETMALTASLRKEQMRNESLEQALLQKNQEIEELTKICDELIAKMGKVD encoded by the exons TTCGGACTCTGAGGGAGCCTTCGAGACCCCAGAAGCCGAGTCTCCAGTTGTGAATCTACTGAGCCAACTGGACAACTCAAACAACACAG ATTCTACTGATGGTTCAAGCCACATTCAGGACAGATGCCATGATGTCCGCTCAGCTCCATCCCAGCAGGTTGACTCCCTGAACAACATGACCGGCTCCAACAGAGGCAGCTTTGGTTTGGATCAAAACCTCAACTTGACCGTGGGCTCCAAAGCTGGCTCTGGAGAAGATCTCCCACCATCCGGCCACCTTCCCCAGACTGCAGCTCTCCGACCGCCATCACTTCCCGTTCTCTCACCACTTACCAAACCGGATCCTACAGAGGTTGACGACGAGGCTCCGGCAACTTCAGACTCTAGTCCAGACACAATCAGTCGTGATGAGTGCCTGGACCCCGATTTGCTGAATGGCAACGTGAGATCAGACCCTGTGAACTCGAACACTAAACTGGCCTGTGAGAACAGCAACTCAATCATTAA GAACTCCTGCAAACTAAAGCAAAACCAGCAGATGCAGAAGGATTTAAATGGACAG GACGACCATCATGAGGGCCATGCTACAGATGAGGAGAAACTGGCGGGGACAGGTGGGACCAAGTCAGAAAAGGAGCAAAACT ACCAGGAATGCAATTTGACATCCAAACCAGATGAGTCAGACTGCTGCTCTGTG TATGAAGACACATGTGAGCAGAAGACATCAGAAGGAAGCGAGATGCAGAAAACGGGAAGTCAGGTCCTGGATTCCATCTGCATCAGTGAGGCCGAGAAACAAGCAGTTCTCACCCTCATCAGAGAGGAG ATTATCACTAAGGAGGCTGAAACTAATGACTGGAAGAAAAAGTATGAGCAGTGCAAACAAGAAGTGGATGAGATGAG AAAGATTGTTGCAGAATATGAGAAGACAATAGCTCAGATGATTG AGGACGAGCAACGTAACAGTGTGAACTTCCAGAAGGCTTTGCATGCGGCGACGGTGGAGAAGGACGCTGCCTTGGCAGACCTGAACTCCGTTGAGCGTTCGCTCTCGGACATCTTTCGCCGctatgaaaacatgaaaagcacCCTGGAGGGCTTTAAAAAG AATGAAGAAGTGCTGAAGAAATGTGCTCAGGACTACCTGGCCAGAgtcaagcaggaggagcagagatACCAGACACTGAAGCTGCATGCAGAGGAGAAACTAGACAA GGCCAATGAGGAGATTGCTCAGGTGCGCACCAAGGCGAGCTCAGAAACGATGGCGCTGACCGCGAGCTTGAGGAAGGAGCAGATGAGGAACGAGTCTCTGGAACAAGCCCTGCTCCAGAAG AATCAAGAAATCGAGGAGCTCACAAAGATCTGTGATGAGCTGATTGCCAAAATGGGAAAAGTAGACTGA